A genomic window from Gossypium hirsutum isolate 1008001.06 chromosome D12, Gossypium_hirsutum_v2.1, whole genome shotgun sequence includes:
- the LOC107940588 gene encoding uncharacterized protein, with translation MSFSPPPPLVFAGESYNIWAVKMKTYLQAHDLWNVVQNDTGPPPLRANPTIAQMRQPNENCAKKYKAMSCLQSRVSDVIFTRIMACDTPKEAWDKLKEEFQGSDKTRQQQVINLRRDFENLRMKDSETIKQYASRIMATINNIRLLGDDFSDQRVVEKVITTLPEKYESKISSLETRGTYQPFH, from the coding sequence ATGAGCTTTTCACCACCACCCCCACTTGTGTTTGCTGGTGAAAGCTACAACATATGGGCtgtaaaaatgaaaacatatctGCAGGCACATGACCTATGGAATGTTGTTCAAAATGATACAGGACCACCACCTTTGAGAGCTAATCCAACGATAGCTCAAATGAGGCAGCCTAATGAAAACTGTGCAAAGAAGTACAAGGCTATGTCATGCCTTCAAAGTAGAGTTTCAGATGTCATCTTCACAAGGATAATGGCTTGTGACACACCAAAGGAGGCGTGGGATAAACTGAAGGAGGAGTTTCAGGGTTCAGACAAGACCAGACAGCAACAAGTGATCAACTTGAGAAGGGATTTTGAGAATCTGAGAATGAAAGACTCAGAAACCATCAAGCAGTATGCTAGCAGAATTATGGCTACTATCAACAATATAAGACTACTTGGGGATGATTTTAGTGATCAGAGGGTAGTTGAGAAAGTCATAACAACCCTGCCAGAGAAGTATGAATCAAAAATCTCTTCCCTGGAGACTCGAGGGACTTATCAACCATTCCATTGA
- the LOC107940577 gene encoding uncharacterized protein, whose product MAATRSNSFPRSSRQHPLATEVNEHLNRLRASKEESTSSSSISHKLNGFQDLYDCVVKFLQLPLSHHALAHECADELLDGSLRLLDLCSTAKDIMLQTKESASELQSALRRRKIGEAEIASEVRKYMSSRKVAKKTIHKVLGNLKVIQRKNTVSPSEIVSMLKKIEAVTCSMFEDLLSLISGPKPGSWLSVSKLLHQRRIACEDAGRNVNEFEKVDVALKSFGITKSEIINLEMQNQLKDLELFIQDLEDGLECLFRCMIKARVSLLNILNL is encoded by the coding sequence atggcagccacTCGATCCAACAGTTTCCCCCGCTCATCTAGACAACACCCACTAGCAACAGAAGTTAATGAGCATTTGAATAGATTGAGGGCTTCTAAAGAGGAATCTACTTCATCATCATCAATAAGCCATAAACTAAATGGCTTTCAAGATTTGTACGACTGTGTTGTTAAGTTTCTTCAGTTGCCTCTGTCCCACCATGCTTTAGCCCACGAATGTGCTGATGAGTTGTTAGATGGTTCTCTTAGACTCCTCGACCTTTGCAGCACTGCAAAAGATATTATGCTGCAAACAAAAGAAAGCGCAAGTGAACTTCAATCGGCTTTGCGTCGAAGGAAAATCGGTGAAGCCGAGATCGCAAGTGAAGTGAGGAAATACATGAGCTCCAGGAAAGTTGCCAAAAAGACTATCCACAAGGTATTGGGAAACTTGAAGGTCATACAAAGGAAAAACACAGTCTCACCTTCAGAAATAGTTAGCATGCTGAAGAAGATTGAAGCAGTGACTTGTTCTATGTTTGAGGATTTGTTATCTCTCATCTCCGGACCAAAGCCTGGAAGTTGGTTATCAGTTTCGAAACTATTGCATCAACGAAGAATAGCGTGCGAAGATGCTGGAAGAAACGTGAATGAATTTGAAAAGGTTGATGTTGCTTTGAAATCCTTTGGAATAACCAAATCTGAGATCATAAATCTCGAGATGCAAAACCAGCTAAAAGACCTGGAGCTGTTTATTCAAGATCTTGAAGATGGACTTGAATGCCTCTTCAGGTGTATGATCAAAGCAAGAGTCTCGCTTCTTAACATCCTTAACCTGTAA